The following proteins are co-located in the Amyelois transitella isolate CPQ chromosome W, ilAmyTran1.1, whole genome shotgun sequence genome:
- the LOC132904004 gene encoding uncharacterized protein LOC132904004, with translation MKKKSLKSDPQVLCTKLDGWLELSTYSLKIVLLSSQFKINSKDKNALLDVCLFIVSSYVKPWMQCISAVKAPYQDLSFLKAMRAYENIDKNISKAVLKKFTQHLWYLIEEVSMLSLFDDEVSQESKENIISNLSKDSISSQEKRYIPSKEDLSGILYEKNIEDFISSSSKSLFSRLKIDDSFLQESPASWSNNSSYLEAKVKLSTLKTVNDTAERAVKLMQDFHGLITIEEEQKQFLLRFVQEHRKIYPDCKKKKTLKRKYIEDP, from the coding sequence atgaagaaaaaaagtttaaaatccgACCCCCAGGTGCTATGCACCAAGCTCGATGGATGGCTAGAGCTATCtacatattctttaaaaatagtgTTACTTAGctctcaatttaaaattaatagtaaaGATAAGAACGCTCTTTTGGACGTCTGCCTGTTCATCGTTTCATCCTATGTCAAGCCATGGATGCAGTGTATTTCGGCAGTCAAAGCACCGTACCAAGATTTGTCATTTTTGAAAGCCATGAGAGCTTacgaaaatattgataaaaatatatcaaaagcAGTATTGAAGAAGTTTACTCAGCATTTATGGTATTTGATCGAGGAAGTATCTATGTTATCGCTTTTTGACGACGAGGTGAGCCAAGAAAGTAAGGAAAACATTATATCAAACTTATCTAAAGATAGTATCTCGTCTCAAGAAAAACGCTATATACCATCAAAAGAAGATTTAAGCGGAATATTGTATGAGAAAAACATAGAAGATTTTATATCGTCTTCAAGTAAGTCTTTGTTCTCTCGTCTGAAAATTGATGATAGTTTTCTCCAAGAAAGTCCTGCTTCGTGGTCTAATAATTCTTCGTATCTTGAAGCAAAAGTGAAACTATCAACACTGAAAACAGTGAATGACACTGCTGAAAGGGCAGTTAAGTTGATGCAAGACTTTCACGGGCTAATCACGATTGAAGAGGAACAAAAGCAATTTTTGTTACGTTTTGTACAAGAACATCGTAAAATTTACCctgattgcaaaaaaaaaaaaactttaaaaagaaagtatATAGAAGATCCTTGA
- the LOC132904005 gene encoding uncharacterized protein LOC132904005, with translation MDLAIGKVDLGALGIPGVKFKKAATGARILEIAGTEKDAKANLLASKLKEVLDPQVAEVSRPQKYADLRVLELCDSATPAVVCGAIARAGQCPESEIRVGDIQEDRTGVRTAFVRCPIAAAKRLTANGTRLLVGWVSAQVKLLPARPMQCFRCLETGHVSQRCTAESDRSLLCYRCGEPGHKAAACNAAPKCILCAGAGKPTGHRVGSKACSSTRLNKKRRGGKRSASAATAQTQPARAAQSAEAMETGASE, from the coding sequence ATGGATCTGGCCATAGGTAAAGTGGACCTCGGCGCCCTGGGTATACCCGGGGTCAAGTTTAAAAAGGCGGCTACCGGTGCCCGCATTTTAGAAATCGCGGGTACCGAGAAGGACGCAAAGGCCAACCTCCTAGCGTCCAAATTAAAGGAGGTCCTGGATCCCCAGGTAGCGGAAGTATCCAGGCCTCAGAAGTATGCAGATTTGCGCGTGCTGGAGCTGTGCGACTCTGCCACCCCAGCTGTGGTGTGTGGTGCGATCGCCCGGGCTGGTCAATGCCCCGAATCCGAAATCCGGGTCGGGGACATTCAGGAGGACCGCACGGGCGTTCGTACCGCCTTCGTCAGGTGTCCCATCGCGGCGGCCAAACGGCTGACCGCCAACGGCACCAGGCTTCTAGTCGGATGGGTTTCGGCGCAGGTAAAACTGCTGCCGGCTAGGCCCATGCAGTGCTTCCGCTGCCTAGAGACGGGTCATGTCTCGCAGCGGTGCACTGCCGAGTCCGACAGGAGCCTGCTGTGCTACAGGTGCGGCGAGCCGGGTCACAAGGCCGCGGCGTGCAACGCCGCCCCCAAGTGCATCTTGTGCGCGGGGGCAGGCAAGCCGACGGGGCACCGCGTGGGGAGCAAGGCGTGCTCCAGCACGcgcctaaataaaaaaaggagagGTGGGAAGCGGAGTGCGTCCGCGGCTACGGCCCAGACGCAGCCTGCTCGTGCGGCTCAGAGCGCCGAGGCGATGGAAACGGGGGCCTCTGAATAA